A section of the Dendrosporobacter quercicolus genome encodes:
- a CDS encoding phosphoribosylanthranilate isomerase produces the protein MIIKICGIRSLAAARAAQQAGADMLGFVFADSRRYIDPEQAAAISRQVAGIAKVGVFVNASLAEVKRIAVLCALDYVQLHGEETPEYCSRLELPVIKAFRFNAECSAGQINQYKAAFALLDSYCPGQSGGTGLVFDWRQAQAVCRQIRMPVLAAGGLTAANAAEAIALLQPAGVDVSGGVETNGVKDIDKIDQFIQAVRAVRRRN, from the coding sequence ATGATCATAAAGATTTGCGGTATTCGATCGCTGGCGGCTGCCAGGGCGGCGCAGCAGGCCGGCGCCGATATGCTGGGCTTTGTCTTTGCCGACAGCAGGCGTTATATTGACCCGGAGCAGGCGGCAGCAATCAGCAGGCAAGTTGCGGGCATTGCCAAGGTCGGCGTATTTGTTAATGCCAGCCTGGCGGAGGTTAAGCGCATTGCCGTCTTATGCGCCCTGGATTATGTGCAGCTTCACGGCGAGGAAACGCCGGAATACTGCAGCCGGCTGGAATTGCCGGTAATCAAGGCCTTCCGGTTCAACGCCGAATGCAGCGCCGGGCAGATCAATCAATATAAGGCTGCGTTTGCGCTGCTGGACAGCTATTGTCCGGGGCAAAGCGGCGGAACCGGGCTGGTGTTCGACTGGCGGCAGGCGCAGGCCGTCTGCAGGCAGATCAGAATGCCGGTACTGGCGGCAGGGGGACTGACCGCGGCGAATGCGGCTGAGGCCATCGCCCTTTTACAGCCGGCCGGCGTTGATGTATCGGGCGGGGTGGAAACCAACGGCGTAAAGGATATTGACAAGATTGATCAATTTATACAGGCTGTCAGGGCAGTCCGGAGGAGAAACTAA
- the trpC gene encoding indole-3-glycerol phosphate synthase TrpC, translating to MLNSIVAKKRLEVARAKQQVPVSSLRSSVQPGSFALSRALKAREWGLIAECKLASPAKGTLCDGYSAPELAEIYTSHGAAALSVHTDPHFKGLLTDIAAVRQVTDLPILRKDFIIDEYQIYEARAAGADAILLIAAILTDDRLLHYLYQAWSLGLDCLVEVHTREELQRVLKTPAELIGINNRNLKTFTTDISNTFDLLPDCQGARMVISESGIQSAGDARRLKASGVRGILVGEGLVRAHDIGRKTRELTLHEE from the coding sequence ATGCTAAACTCGATTGTAGCCAAAAAGCGCCTGGAAGTTGCCAGGGCCAAACAGCAAGTGCCTGTCTCGTCCTTAAGAAGCTCAGTCCAGCCGGGCAGTTTTGCCTTAAGCCGGGCGCTGAAAGCCAGGGAATGGGGCCTGATTGCCGAATGCAAGCTGGCTTCACCGGCCAAAGGGACGTTGTGTGACGGTTACTCGGCGCCGGAACTGGCAGAAATTTATACCAGCCATGGCGCAGCGGCTCTATCGGTGCATACGGACCCGCACTTTAAAGGGTTGCTAACCGACATTGCGGCAGTACGGCAAGTAACGGATCTGCCGATATTGCGGAAAGATTTTATCATTGATGAGTATCAAATCTATGAAGCCAGAGCCGCCGGGGCGGATGCCATTTTACTGATTGCCGCCATTTTGACGGATGACCGGCTGCTGCATTATTTATATCAAGCCTGGAGCCTTGGACTGGACTGCCTGGTCGAGGTGCACACCAGGGAGGAGCTGCAGCGGGTATTAAAAACACCGGCCGAACTGATCGGCATCAATAACCGCAATCTTAAAACGTTTACCACCGATATCTCCAATACGTTTGACCTGTTGCCTGATTGTCAGGGCGCCCGGATGGTCATCAGCGAAAGCGGCATTCAGTCGGCCGGAGACGCCAGACGGCTCAAAGCGTCCGGGGTCCGGGGGATTCTGGTGGGCGAAGGCCTGGTCAGGGCGCACGATATTGGCCGGAAAACCAGGGAATTAACTTTACATGAGGAATAG
- the trpB gene encoding tryptophan synthase subunit beta, whose amino-acid sequence MPDIRGRFGKFGGQYVPETVMPALIELEKSYHNLKKDAGFQRELSFYLREYAGRPTRLYLAEKLTAHYGRAKIYLKREDLLHTGAHKINNAIGQALLARRMGKQRLVAETGAGQHGVACATVAALFGLECKVFMGAEDIERQALNVFRMRLLGTEVVPVTSGTGTLKDATSEAIRYWVTNVQDTHYIIGSVVGPHPYPMIVRDFQAIIGQEVKLQLRELDNAAVSHIVACVGGGSNAMGIFYPFRDDREVVKIGVEAAGKGVTTNEHAASLTSGRPGVLHGAFSYLLQDDDGQVIPAYSISAGLDYPGVGPEHSYFKDSGRVVYTSVTDKAALQAFQRLARIEGIIPALESSHALAYLEELMPQTTPEQAVVVCLSGRGDKDVQMAAQVMEGLTCHV is encoded by the coding sequence ATGCCTGATATTCGCGGCCGTTTTGGCAAATTCGGCGGACAGTATGTACCTGAGACTGTCATGCCGGCCTTAATCGAACTGGAAAAGAGTTATCACAACCTGAAAAAGGACGCCGGGTTTCAGCGGGAGCTGAGCTTTTACCTGCGGGAATACGCCGGCCGGCCCACCAGATTATATCTGGCCGAGAAACTGACCGCCCACTACGGCAGGGCTAAAATTTATCTGAAGCGGGAAGACCTGCTGCATACCGGCGCTCATAAAATCAATAATGCCATCGGCCAGGCCTTGCTGGCCCGCCGGATGGGCAAACAGCGGCTGGTGGCCGAAACCGGCGCGGGACAGCATGGCGTGGCTTGCGCCACGGTGGCGGCCCTGTTCGGATTGGAGTGCAAGGTGTTTATGGGAGCTGAGGATATCGAACGGCAGGCGCTGAATGTTTTCCGCATGCGGCTTTTGGGTACGGAGGTTGTGCCGGTAACCAGCGGAACCGGTACGTTGAAGGATGCAACCAGCGAGGCCATTCGTTACTGGGTGACCAATGTGCAGGATACGCATTATATTATCGGGTCGGTGGTGGGACCTCATCCGTATCCGATGATTGTGCGGGACTTTCAGGCCATTATCGGCCAGGAAGTAAAGCTGCAGCTGCGTGAGCTGGATAATGCCGCCGTTAGTCATATTGTTGCCTGTGTGGGCGGCGGCAGCAATGCCATGGGGATTTTCTACCCTTTCCGGGATGACCGGGAAGTGGTCAAAATCGGGGTTGAGGCCGCAGGCAAAGGGGTGACGACCAATGAGCACGCCGCATCCCTGACCAGCGGCCGGCCGGGGGTACTGCATGGTGCGTTCAGTTATCTGCTGCAGGATGATGACGGTCAGGTCATACCCGCCTATTCTATTTCAGCCGGTCTGGATTATCCCGGCGTCGGCCCTGAACATTCTTATTTTAAAGACAGCGGCCGGGTTGTTTATACTTCGGTTACCGATAAGGCGGCCTTGCAGGCATTTCAGCGTTTAGCCCGCATTGAAGGGATTATTCCGGCGCTGGAAAGCTCTCACGCTTTGGCCTATCTGGAAGAATTAATGCCCCAAACCACTCCTGAGCAGGCGGTTGTCGTGTGCTTGTCCGGCCGTGGCGATAAAGATGTGCAGATGGCGGCACAAGTAATGGAGGGATTGACTTGTCACGTATAG
- the trpA gene encoding tryptophan synthase subunit alpha, with protein sequence MSRIAERLAALKAEGRKGLIVYITAGAPDLTATLQAVKAAEEAGADMIELGIPFSDPMADGPVIQKAAMLALKSGTSTAKVVELVGQIRQFSRIPLAAMTYINSVLNFGQAKFVDAFGQAGLDGLIVPDLPSEEAAELEGICRQAGLALIQFVAPTTDSQRIASICDKASGFIYCVSTTGVTGVRQVDYSSIGAVMDTVRRHTGVPLAIGFGIGTPAAAKAAAEYADAVIVGSAVMQALMDEGAEAVRTLVQSIRQALDEGVR encoded by the coding sequence TTGTCACGTATAGCAGAAAGGCTGGCAGCCTTAAAGGCTGAGGGCCGCAAAGGTCTGATTGTCTACATTACGGCCGGAGCGCCTGATTTGACGGCAACTTTGCAGGCGGTTAAAGCGGCGGAAGAGGCCGGCGCCGATATGATCGAGCTGGGCATACCATTTTCCGACCCGATGGCGGATGGGCCGGTCATTCAAAAAGCAGCGATGCTGGCTCTGAAATCGGGAACCAGCACTGCCAAAGTAGTGGAGCTTGTCGGCCAAATCCGGCAGTTCTCCCGGATTCCGCTGGCCGCGATGACCTATATCAATAGTGTGCTTAATTTTGGCCAGGCGAAATTTGTTGACGCTTTTGGGCAGGCCGGCCTGGACGGCCTGATTGTTCCCGACCTGCCGTCCGAAGAAGCGGCCGAACTGGAGGGGATTTGCCGCCAGGCCGGTCTGGCGTTGATCCAGTTTGTGGCGCCTACCACCGATTCGCAGCGGATTGCCAGTATTTGCGACAAGGCCAGCGGTTTTATCTACTGCGTATCGACAACCGGCGTTACCGGGGTACGTCAGGTGGATTACAGCAGTATTGGCGCGGTGATGGATACTGTGCGCCGGCATACCGGCGTACCGCTGGCCATTGGCTTTGGCATTGGTACGCCGGCCGCCGCTAAAGCTGCCGCCGAATATGCTGATGCCGTTATTGTCGGCAGCGCAGTCATGCAGGCGCTGATGGATGAGGGAGCGGAGGCCGTGCGGACGCTGGTTCAGTCCATCCGGCAGGCTTTGGATGAAGGGGTGAGATAA
- a CDS encoding anthranilate synthase component I family protein: protein MQAFPGKSEFCEYAKVHNLIPVYTEVSTDMDTPVSIYYKLVGDSHGYILESADSSRHFGRYSFIGTDPLAIATAYAGGIEIQSGGAAKFIAGKPVEAFKQYLGSFSAPVLADLPQLSGGAVGYFAYEAVGTWERVRGLKLPATAVLAEFMLCRVLLIIDHLTHTTKLACLVKITDQDRAAELYQTALDQLAQLLERLKQPVQPEPNVRFDEAAVGRAPNVGQFEDGFVAKVRKAKEYIAAGDIFQVVLSQQFRRRLTKQPFALYRRLRQINPSPYMFYINFGRRKLAGASPEMLVKLNQDKVVTYPIAGTRPRGRSAEEDRALAVDLLNDEKEKAEHAMLVDLGRNDIGRISRPGTVEVSRLMEIEKFSHVMHIVSEVTGCVDPKYTALDALQACFPAGTLSGAPKVRAMEIIDELEEEPRGPYAGAVGYIDFCGNMDTCITIRTIFIDGAEAITQTGAGIVADSVPEKEYQEVLQKAQVLFQVLDEEGNHDSADR from the coding sequence ATGCAGGCCTTTCCCGGAAAAAGCGAGTTTTGTGAATATGCTAAGGTGCATAACCTTATTCCTGTCTATACAGAAGTGTCGACCGATATGGATACTCCGGTGTCGATTTACTATAAGCTGGTGGGCGACAGTCATGGCTATATTTTAGAAAGCGCCGATTCCAGCAGGCATTTTGGCCGCTACTCCTTTATCGGCACCGATCCGCTGGCCATTGCCACCGCTTATGCGGGCGGTATTGAAATCCAAAGCGGCGGCGCGGCCAAATTTATTGCCGGTAAGCCGGTTGAGGCATTCAAGCAATACCTTGGTTCATTTTCAGCGCCGGTGCTGGCTGATTTGCCTCAGCTGTCGGGCGGGGCGGTCGGCTATTTCGCTTACGAAGCGGTGGGGACCTGGGAGCGGGTCCGCGGCTTAAAGCTGCCCGCAACGGCGGTGCTGGCCGAATTTATGCTGTGCCGGGTTTTACTGATTATTGATCATCTTACCCATACCACTAAGCTGGCCTGCCTGGTTAAAATCACTGACCAAGACCGGGCGGCTGAGCTTTATCAGACGGCGCTTGATCAGCTGGCGCAGCTGCTTGAACGTCTCAAGCAGCCGGTTCAGCCGGAGCCTAACGTCCGGTTCGATGAGGCGGCCGTCGGCCGCGCCCCGAATGTCGGTCAGTTTGAGGACGGTTTTGTGGCCAAGGTCAGGAAAGCCAAGGAATACATCGCGGCCGGGGACATTTTCCAGGTTGTGCTGTCCCAGCAGTTTCGCCGCAGGCTGACTAAGCAGCCGTTTGCCCTGTACCGCCGGCTGCGCCAGATTAATCCTTCCCCTTATATGTTCTACATTAATTTCGGCCGGCGTAAGCTGGCCGGAGCCTCGCCGGAAATGCTGGTAAAGCTCAATCAGGATAAGGTGGTTACTTATCCTATTGCCGGTACGCGGCCCCGGGGGCGGAGCGCCGAGGAGGACCGGGCGCTGGCGGTGGATTTGCTGAATGATGAAAAAGAAAAAGCCGAGCATGCCATGCTGGTCGATCTGGGCCGGAATGACATTGGCCGTATCAGCCGGCCGGGGACCGTCGAAGTAAGCCGCTTAATGGAAATTGAAAAATTTTCGCATGTCATGCATATTGTATCAGAGGTTACGGGCTGCGTTGATCCTAAATATACTGCGCTGGATGCGCTGCAGGCCTGCTTTCCGGCCGGCACCTTAAGCGGTGCGCCCAAGGTGCGGGCAATGGAAATCATTGATGAGCTGGAAGAAGAACCGCGCGGCCCTTATGCCGGGGCGGTCGGCTATATTGATTTCTGCGGCAACATGGACACCTGCATTACCATCCGGACCATCTTTATTGACGGGGCGGAAGCAATTACGCAGACCGGAGCCGGTATTGTCGCTGATTCCGTGCCGGAAAAGGAATATCAGGAAGTGCTGCAGAAAGCCCAAGTGCTGTTTCAGGTGCTGGATGAGGAGGGTAATCATGATTCTGCTGATCGATAA
- a CDS encoding anthranilate synthase component II: protein MILLIDNYDSFTYNVYQLVANLGYPVEVIRNDQITLTEIAGRNYAAIIISPGPGTPDDAGISLAVIKQFGGVIPILGICLGHQAIGQAFGGTVIRAPEPVHGKADLVEHPGTGSYAGLPSPLPAGRYHSLIVAKTGLPDCLEITAATADGLIMGLRHRKYAIEGWQFHPESILTPAGRKLMANFLQNAL, encoded by the coding sequence ATGATTCTGCTGATCGATAACTATGATTCTTTTACGTATAATGTCTATCAATTGGTTGCAAATCTTGGTTATCCGGTGGAGGTAATCCGCAATGACCAGATTACTTTAACCGAAATTGCCGGGAGAAATTATGCGGCGATCATTATTTCGCCCGGGCCCGGAACGCCGGATGACGCGGGAATAAGCCTTGCGGTGATCAAACAGTTTGGCGGCGTCATTCCCATTCTGGGTATTTGCCTGGGCCATCAGGCGATTGGCCAGGCGTTCGGCGGCACTGTGATCCGGGCGCCTGAACCTGTTCATGGGAAAGCGGATCTGGTGGAGCATCCGGGCACGGGCAGCTATGCCGGTCTGCCCAGCCCGCTGCCCGCCGGGCGGTATCATTCGCTGATTGTCGCTAAGACCGGTCTGCCGGATTGTCTGGAAATTACCGCCGCCACTGCGGACGGGTTAATCATGGGCCTGCGGCACCGGAAATATGCCATCGAAGGCTGGCAGTTTCATCCCGAATCCATTCTGACGCCTGCAGGCCGTAAGCTGATGGCCAATTTTTTGCAAAATGCCCTGTAA
- a CDS encoding peptide chain release factor 3, with protein MSDNELNSEINRRRTFAIISHPDAGKTTLTEKLLLYGGAIHLAGSVKSRKAQRHAVSDWMEIEKQRGISVTSSVMQFDYDGYRINILDTPGHQDFSEDTYRTLMAVDSAVMIIDVAKGVETQTQKLFKVCKQRGIPIFTFVNKLDRFGKNPFELMEELEKVLEIRAYPMNWPIGVDGAYQGVYNRQLAQIELFDGAGSQGQKVLPSVVGSVGDPVFSEMLGSGVHQALCDDIELLDMAGDSFDLEKVRQGELTPMFFGSAMTNFGVRNFLEQFLRLAPAPAPRLSSAGLVQPADSKFSAFVFKIQANMNPAHRDRLAFIRICSGKFTRGMAVLHNQSGKLLKLAQPQQFLAQERTIIDEAYPGDIVGLFDPGVFGIGDTLHEQGQAFTFADFPVFPPEKFARVQAKDTMKRKQFVKGITQLTQEGAVQLFRQADAGMESYIVGTVGSLQFDVLEYRLKNEYGVDILMNHLPYELARWLVGAEVKPKSLRGADRGMFVYDVKERPVLLVSNEWALRWVADNNPAVEFFPTPAVRE; from the coding sequence ATGTCAGACAACGAGTTGAATTCGGAAATTAACCGCCGCCGGACTTTTGCCATTATCTCTCATCCGGATGCCGGTAAAACTACATTAACGGAAAAACTGCTGCTGTATGGAGGCGCAATTCATTTAGCCGGCTCCGTTAAGTCCAGAAAGGCCCAGCGTCATGCGGTGTCGGACTGGATGGAAATTGAAAAGCAGCGGGGCATTTCGGTTACTTCCAGTGTCATGCAGTTTGATTATGACGGCTACCGTATCAATATTCTGGATACGCCGGGCCATCAGGATTTCAGTGAAGATACATACCGCACATTAATGGCAGTGGACAGCGCGGTCATGATTATTGATGTTGCCAAAGGGGTCGAAACCCAGACCCAAAAGCTGTTCAAGGTCTGTAAGCAGCGGGGTATCCCTATTTTTACGTTTGTCAATAAACTGGACCGTTTTGGCAAAAATCCGTTTGAACTGATGGAAGAACTGGAAAAGGTTCTGGAAATTCGGGCCTATCCGATGAACTGGCCGATTGGCGTTGACGGGGCTTATCAAGGCGTCTACAATCGTCAGCTGGCCCAGATCGAACTGTTTGACGGGGCGGGTTCGCAGGGACAAAAGGTACTGCCTTCGGTTGTCGGCAGTGTGGGTGACCCGGTGTTTTCCGAAATGCTGGGCAGCGGCGTTCACCAGGCGCTGTGCGATGACATTGAGCTTTTAGATATGGCCGGCGACAGCTTTGATCTGGAAAAAGTGCGCCAGGGCGAGCTGACGCCGATGTTTTTTGGCAGCGCTATGACCAATTTCGGTGTGCGGAATTTTCTGGAGCAATTTCTGCGCCTAGCGCCTGCGCCTGCGCCGCGCCTGTCTTCAGCCGGCCTGGTTCAGCCGGCGGACAGTAAGTTTTCCGCGTTTGTGTTTAAAATCCAGGCCAATATGAATCCGGCTCATCGCGACCGGCTGGCGTTTATCAGGATTTGTTCAGGTAAATTTACGCGCGGGATGGCAGTGCTGCATAATCAGTCAGGCAAGCTCTTAAAGCTGGCCCAGCCTCAGCAGTTTTTGGCGCAGGAGCGGACAATCATTGATGAAGCCTATCCCGGCGATATTGTCGGTTTGTTTGATCCGGGGGTTTTTGGCATTGGCGATACCCTGCACGAACAGGGGCAAGCCTTTACCTTTGCGGATTTTCCGGTATTTCCGCCGGAGAAATTCGCCAGGGTTCAGGCCAAGGATACCATGAAACGCAAACAATTTGTTAAGGGGATTACGCAGCTTACCCAGGAAGGGGCTGTCCAGCTTTTCCGGCAGGCTGACGCCGGAATGGAATCCTATATTGTCGGGACAGTGGGCAGCCTGCAGTTCGATGTGCTGGAATACCGGCTGAAAAATGAGTATGGCGTCGATATACTGATGAATCATCTGCCGTATGAGCTGGCCCGCTGGCTGGTTGGCGCAGAGGTTAAGCCCAAGTCGCTGCGCGGCGCCGACCGCGGCATGTTTGTTTATGATGTTAAGGAGCGGCCGGTATTATTGGTGTCTAACGAATGGGCTTTACGCTGGGTTGCCGATAATAATCCTGCGGTTGAGTTTTTTCCGACGCCGGCGGTTCGGGAATAA
- a CDS encoding DUF4931 domain-containing protein has product MSTNHLKFNLNIGKQKPESIINTTATCPFCDRANLQGIIAEDGPILLVKNKYPVLEGTDQTVLIETEECHSELSLYAREHLHQLFRFGIARWQEMERCPDYQSVIFFKNHGPFSGGTIRHPHMQIIGLKTIDYTDSVCPEQFTGLVIDSVNGVELNLSTKPRIGFFEFNVIMDAGRHIDQLADYVQLVIKYILKNFHRTRGSYNLFFYRIDHSIAVKIMPRFIISPLFVGFDIPQISNQLDDMVLDFQNQYLR; this is encoded by the coding sequence TTGTCAACCAACCATCTTAAATTTAACCTTAATATCGGTAAACAAAAGCCTGAAAGCATTATTAACACTACGGCCACCTGTCCTTTTTGCGACCGCGCCAATTTACAGGGCATTATTGCCGAAGACGGTCCTATTCTGCTGGTTAAAAACAAATATCCGGTGCTTGAGGGCACCGACCAGACAGTCCTGATTGAGACAGAAGAATGTCATTCCGAGTTATCCTTATACGCCCGGGAACATTTACATCAATTATTCCGCTTCGGTATTGCCAGGTGGCAGGAAATGGAACGCTGTCCGGATTATCAGTCGGTAATTTTTTTTAAAAACCACGGTCCTTTTTCCGGTGGAACCATCCGTCATCCGCATATGCAGATTATCGGTTTGAAAACCATTGACTATACCGACAGTGTTTGTCCCGAACAATTTACCGGCCTGGTTATTGATTCCGTCAACGGCGTTGAATTAAACCTGTCCACCAAACCGCGCATCGGCTTTTTCGAATTCAACGTAATCATGGATGCCGGCCGGCATATTGATCAACTGGCTGATTATGTTCAATTGGTCATCAAATATATCCTGAAAAATTTTCATCGCACCCGCGGCAGTTATAATTTATTCTTCTATCGCATCGATCATTCCATTGCCGTTAAGATCATGCCGCGGTTTATCATCTCGCCTTTGTTTGTCGGCTTTGACATCCCTCAGATTTCGAACCAGCTGGACGACATGGTACTGGATTTTCAAAATCAATATTTGCGGTGA
- a CDS encoding putative polysaccharide biosynthesis protein yields the protein MSDHTRKNITGDSFLKGTFILALAGIVVKVIGSLNWIFVSRVLGGEGIGLYQMAFPIYLLALSISSAGIPVAISIITAEKLAVKDIFGAKRVFRISLTLLAITGLLFSLLTYFGAGLLVEYKFIRDPRAYYSVAALAPAIFFVTILSSYRGYLQGWQRMTPTAVSQIAEQIFRVVTMIVFATLLMPKGLEFAAGGASLGAFAGSVAGLAVLIYYYWRLEAEIKQQTGPLACPVSVEPVGGIMKRIFKLALPVSASSIMLPLVANLDLLIVPARLEAAGYSVEQATELFGYLTGMAVPLINLATILTASLATSLVPAIAEAQARGDRLTVFQRTAAAMRIANLITLPAFMLIFLLDAPISQMIYNAPNAGPAIGVMSTAIVLLGIHQVTTGVLQGLGHTAIPVINMGLAAVVKVLLNWTLTAMPELGIKGAAWATVADIGVAAVMNMYFVNKFVGYHFVLADITKTLAATLVMGAAVYAAYDEMLLLLGSNTFAALIAIVTGIVVYGLVLLFTGGVNERDISRIPVAGPVLLKILHSAGRLK from the coding sequence ATTAGCGATCATACCCGGAAAAATATCACCGGTGATTCTTTTCTTAAAGGCACTTTTATTTTGGCATTGGCCGGTATTGTGGTAAAAGTGATTGGTTCTTTGAACTGGATTTTTGTTTCAAGAGTGCTGGGCGGCGAGGGGATCGGCCTGTATCAAATGGCTTTTCCCATCTACTTATTGGCCTTGAGTATTTCCTCCGCCGGAATACCGGTGGCTATTTCTATTATCACTGCAGAAAAGCTGGCTGTAAAGGATATTTTTGGTGCTAAGCGGGTTTTTCGTATTTCACTGACGCTGCTGGCAATTACCGGGCTGCTGTTCAGCCTGCTGACTTACTTTGGGGCCGGGCTGCTGGTCGAATATAAGTTTATTCGTGATCCCCGGGCTTACTATTCAGTGGCCGCTCTGGCCCCGGCTATCTTTTTTGTTACGATTTTATCCAGTTACCGCGGCTATTTGCAAGGCTGGCAGAGAATGACGCCAACTGCTGTCTCCCAAATCGCAGAACAAATTTTCCGGGTGGTTACGATGATTGTCTTCGCCACCCTGCTGATGCCCAAGGGTTTGGAATTTGCGGCGGGGGGAGCCAGTCTGGGCGCTTTTGCCGGTTCTGTCGCCGGTCTGGCGGTGCTTATTTATTATTACTGGCGGCTGGAGGCTGAAATTAAGCAGCAAACCGGCCCGCTGGCCTGCCCGGTAAGCGTGGAACCTGTCGGCGGCATTATGAAGCGGATTTTTAAGCTTGCCCTGCCGGTATCGGCCTCCAGCATAATGCTGCCGCTGGTGGCGAATTTGGATTTACTGATTGTACCGGCCAGACTGGAAGCAGCCGGCTATAGTGTGGAGCAGGCCACCGAATTATTCGGTTATTTGACCGGAATGGCTGTGCCGTTAATCAATCTGGCTACTATTTTGACTGCTTCGCTGGCCACCAGCCTGGTGCCGGCAATCGCCGAGGCCCAGGCGCGGGGCGACCGTCTGACTGTTTTTCAGCGGACAGCCGCGGCGATGCGCATCGCCAATTTGATTACCTTACCCGCGTTCATGCTCATCTTTCTCCTGGATGCGCCGATTTCACAAATGATTTATAATGCCCCCAATGCCGGTCCGGCTATTGGCGTAATGTCAACCGCCATTGTGCTGCTCGGCATTCACCAGGTGACCACCGGGGTTTTACAGGGGCTGGGGCATACCGCAATTCCGGTAATCAATATGGGGCTGGCCGCAGTGGTCAAGGTTTTATTAAACTGGACGCTGACCGCTATGCCGGAACTGGGCATTAAGGGGGCTGCCTGGGCCACTGTTGCTGATATCGGGGTTGCGGCGGTGATGAATATGTATTTTGTCAACAAGTTTGTCGGGTATCATTTTGTGTTAGCCGATATTACCAAGACGCTGGCTGCTACCTTGGTCATGGGGGCGGCGGTTTATGCCGCTTATGATGAAATGCTGCTGCTGCTGGGCAGCAATACGTTTGCCGCCCTGATTGCAATTGTGACGGGAATTGTTGTGTATGGCCTGGTGCTGCTGTTTACCGGCGGTGTTAATGAACGCGATATCAGCCGGATACCGGTGGCCGGGCCGGTATTGCTGAAAATACTGCATTCCGCCGGAAGGTTGAAATAA
- a CDS encoding YegS/Rv2252/BmrU family lipid kinase: MKKLILVYNPVSGDAFFKYRLDDMIEKFLHHHCVIIPFRTSKDNLVMLASLVGSIAADGVVVAGGDGTVSQVINILLQQNIDLPVGIIPSGTSNDFASHTGLGEDLDRYIAAIAQGAVMPVDVGKINGQYFLNVASAGLLTSVAHSVDSALKNILGKIAYYLKGLGELPHFRSLKMTIRADGRVIEEELFLFLILNSGTVGSIANLIPARIDDGKLDLLIVKQCGIPELMTLLISLLTSKNPAQHRSVIYLQARHIAIECSETVESDVDGELGPNLPLEITAVSGRLNIFCEQKPAG; this comes from the coding sequence ATGAAAAAGCTCATTTTGGTATACAATCCTGTTTCAGGCGATGCTTTTTTTAAATACCGGCTGGATGATATGATCGAAAAGTTTCTTCATCATCACTGTGTCATCATCCCTTTTCGGACCAGCAAGGATAATCTGGTCATGCTTGCCAGTCTGGTTGGCAGTATTGCCGCAGATGGCGTGGTAGTCGCCGGCGGCGATGGAACGGTGAGCCAGGTGATCAATATTTTGCTTCAGCAAAATATTGATCTGCCGGTGGGCATCATTCCCAGCGGCACCAGCAATGACTTTGCTTCCCACACCGGCTTAGGAGAGGACCTTGACCGCTATATCGCCGCCATTGCCCAAGGCGCTGTCATGCCGGTGGATGTCGGCAAGATTAATGGGCAGTACTTTTTGAATGTCGCCAGCGCCGGTCTGCTGACTTCGGTCGCCCATAGCGTTGATTCGGCGCTCAAGAATATCTTAGGCAAAATTGCCTATTATTTAAAAGGCCTTGGTGAATTACCGCATTTCCGCTCCCTGAAAATGACCATCCGGGCGGATGGCCGGGTAATTGAGGAGGAGCTTTTTCTGTTCTTGATTTTAAACAGCGGTACGGTTGGCAGCATCGCCAACTTAATACCGGCCCGGATTGATGACGGCAAATTGGACTTGCTCATTGTAAAACAATGTGGCATTCCCGAGCTGATGACGCTGCTCATCAGTTTGCTGACAAGCAAAAACCCTGCCCAGCACCGCAGTGTCATCTACCTGCAGGCCAGACATATCGCTATTGAGTGTTCTGAGACGGTGGAAAGTGATGTTGACGGCGAACTGGGCCCCAACCTGCCGTTGGAAATAACGGCGGTATCGGGCAGATTAAACATTTTTTGTGAACAAAAGCCTGCCGGCTAG